In Zhaonella formicivorans, one DNA window encodes the following:
- the cimA gene encoding citramalate synthase has translation MRRVYLYDTTLRDGSQGEGISFSVHDKLKITARLDRLGVDYIEGGWPGSNPKDLEYFQQVRELKLSHAKVTAFGSTRRAGVKPEEDANLSAIIAAGVQAVAIFGKSWDLHVTEALNVPLQENLAMIYDSVSFLKSKGIEVIYDAEHFFDGYKANPEYALETILTAERAGADWIALCDTNGGSLPHEISGIVTKVLSLVNVPIGIHCHNDGDLAVANTLAAVQAGVTQVQGTINGLGERCGNANLCSVIPNLQLKMGYNCLDAEHLRHLTEVSHYVSEIANVTKANNQPFVGQSAFAHKGGIHVSAVLKNPKTYEHMNPELIGNKRRVLVSELAGASNLQYKAQELGMKLLNNKEQNRKIIQEIKRLEYEGYQFEGAEASLELFLKRATGEYQSSFSLESIKVLVEKRGGQEMLTEAMIKLRVGERVVHTAAEGNGPVNALDNALRKALEECYPFLKEMHLSDYKVRVLDEKDATKAKVRVLIESRDTSGSWSTMGVSHNIIEASWQALVDSMDYAMMRQMANEADEEVVLKASQG, from the coding sequence ATGCGGCGTGTATATCTGTATGATACAACTTTACGGGATGGTTCCCAGGGAGAGGGAATCAGTTTTTCGGTTCATGACAAGCTGAAAATCACTGCCCGGTTGGACCGACTCGGTGTAGACTACATTGAGGGGGGCTGGCCGGGCTCTAACCCCAAAGACCTGGAGTACTTTCAGCAAGTCAGGGAATTAAAGCTTAGTCATGCCAAGGTTACCGCCTTTGGCAGCACCCGGAGAGCGGGAGTAAAGCCCGAAGAGGACGCTAACTTGAGCGCCATAATCGCAGCGGGAGTACAGGCTGTGGCTATTTTTGGGAAAAGCTGGGACCTGCATGTGACTGAGGCTTTAAATGTGCCATTGCAAGAAAATTTGGCCATGATTTATGACAGCGTCAGTTTCCTAAAGAGCAAAGGCATCGAGGTAATCTATGATGCTGAACATTTCTTTGACGGTTACAAAGCTAACCCCGAATACGCTCTGGAAACCATATTGACAGCAGAGCGGGCAGGTGCCGACTGGATCGCTTTGTGTGACACCAATGGGGGTTCCTTGCCACACGAGATTTCGGGGATAGTTACAAAGGTATTATCCCTGGTTAATGTTCCCATAGGAATTCACTGTCACAATGACGGAGATCTCGCAGTGGCCAACACCCTGGCCGCAGTTCAGGCCGGCGTTACTCAGGTACAAGGTACCATTAACGGCTTAGGGGAACGCTGTGGCAATGCCAACTTGTGTTCGGTAATCCCTAACCTGCAGTTGAAAATGGGTTACAACTGCCTGGATGCTGAGCATTTAAGGCATTTGACCGAAGTGTCCCATTATGTCAGCGAGATAGCCAACGTGACTAAAGCCAACAACCAGCCCTTTGTAGGGCAAAGCGCCTTTGCCCATAAAGGCGGAATTCATGTCAGCGCAGTGCTGAAAAATCCAAAGACCTACGAGCATATGAACCCGGAACTAATCGGCAACAAGCGGCGGGTGCTGGTCTCGGAACTGGCCGGCGCCAGCAACCTGCAGTATAAAGCTCAGGAACTGGGAATGAAGCTTTTGAACAACAAAGAACAGAACAGGAAAATCATCCAGGAGATCAAGCGGCTCGAGTATGAAGGCTACCAGTTTGAGGGAGCTGAAGCTTCATTGGAACTGTTCCTGAAGCGAGCCACGGGGGAATACCAGTCCAGCTTTTCCTTGGAATCAATCAAGGTGCTGGTGGAAAAGCGGGGCGGCCAGGAGATGCTCACGGAAGCTATGATAAAGCTACGGGTTGGCGAGCGGGTGGTGCATACGGCAGCGGAAGGCAACGGTCCGGTTAACGCCCTCGATAACGCGCTGCGCAAAGCCTTGGAAGAATGCTATCCCTTCCTCAAGGAAATGCATTTAAGCGACTACAAGGTGCGGGTGCTGGATGAAAAAGATGCTACCAAAGCAAAGGTGCGGGTGCTCATCGAATCCAGGGATACTTCAGGGTCCTGGAGCACTATGGGTGTTTCCCATAATATTATCGAAGCCAGCTGGCAGGCCCTGGTGGACAGTATGGATTATGCCATGATGCGGCAAATGGCCAATGAAGCCGACGAAGAAGTTGTTTTAAAGGCTTCACAAGGTTAG